From the genome of Pseudomonas putida:
CATGATCGCCATCGCCTGCGTTTGCTGATCAAGCGTGCCCGCTATGGTGACGAGGCGTATCCGCAGCTGGATCACGCCGGCAAGAAACTGCAGAAGCTGCTCAAGCGTGCCCAGGGCGACCTGGGGGACTGGCATGATCGGCTGCAGTGGCTGCTGCAGGCGCGCGACCACGCCGACCTGGCTCCGTGCAGGGGCGACTGGGAGCAAGAGCTGCATGAGGCCGAACGTACCTCTGACGTGACCCTGGATGCCTTGCTCAAGGCGCTGGGGCGCGGCAAGGCAGGCAAGTAGTCACACCCCGCACTCAGTGGCGGTGCTTGTGGCGTTCACGCCAGGCCCGCCACCAGGCGCCGCTGAGCACGAAGCGCGGAAAGGTGATGAATTGCTCAGTCAGCAGGCGTTGCACGGCGTCCTTGCGGTTGGCGAACGGTTCAGGCTGCTCGGCCTCCAGACGATGCCCCTGGCGCTGCATGCCAAGGCCGGCGAGCAGGGCGATGATGCCGACGGCAAGCTGGCTCAGGTCCAGGCCGAACAATCCCGAGAGCACCAGCAAGGCGCCGAGGATGAACAGCGGCACCGCGATCAGGTGCAGCACCAGGTTGGTCGGGTGGCGGTGGTTGTGGTGGTAGCCGCGCCATTGCCAGGCGTGGAGATTGGGCAATCGTTTGCTCATGGGCAATTCCTCCAAGTCATGCCCAAAGCTTAGTGCGGCCCCGGGCGGGGGCCAATCGAGGCTGGCTATGGTCGCTATAGCGCCGACTACAGCTTGAGCTGGCCGATAGCCTTGTTCAGCTCACCCGCCAGGGTCGCCAGTTCGTTGCTGGTGGTAGCGGAGCCGACTGTCTGCGCCACGGTCTGTTCGGTGACATCGCGGATGCTCACCACGGCACGATTCATTTCCTCGGCGACCTGGCTCTGTTGCTGCGCGGCCACGGCGATCTGCGTGTTGCTTTCGCGCATCTGCGCCACTGCACCGGTGATTTCCGCCAGGGCCTCGCCTGCCTCGCGCGCTTCACGTACGCAATCGTCGGCTTTGTACGAGCTTTCCTGCATGAACTCCACCGCATCGCGGGTTCCGGCCTGCAAGTCGGCGACCATGCGGGTGATTTCGTCGGTGGAGGCCTGCACCCGTTTGGCCAGGCTGCGCACCTCGTCGGCGACCACGGCGAAGCCACGCCCCAGGTCACCGGCGCGGGCGGCTTCGATGGCGGCGTTGAGGGCGAGCAGGTTGGTCTGCTCGGCAATGCTGTGGATGACCCCGACCACGCCGTTGATCTTCTGGCTGTCCTCGGCCAGCTGGTTGATCATCTGCGCGGTCTGCTGTACGCCGGTGGACAGCCCGGCGATCGAGGTCTGGACGCGGCTCACCACCTGCTGGCCATCGCCGGCCAAGGTGTCGGCGGCCTGGGACAGGTCGCGGGTGGCGCCGGCATGCTGGGCGATATGGTGCACGGTGGCGGACATCTGGTTGATTGCCGTGGCCGCCTGGTCGGTTTCGCTCTGCTGACCGAGCATGCCGTGGCGAACCTCGCTCATGCTGGCCGCCAGGCTCGCCGCGCCGGCGTCGAGTTGCGCGGCCGTGCGGGCCACGGTGCCGACCACCCGATGGTAGGTGGCCTGCATGGCGTTGAAGGCGCCAGCCATCTGGCCGACTTCGTCGCCACAGGCCAGAGGCACGCGGGCAGACAGATCGCCGGTTTTCTCGACGTGCAGCATCACGTCCTTGAGGGTATTGAGCTGGCTGAGCAAAAAGCGGATGAGCAACTGCGAAGCGCCGAGCATGGCCAGCATCAGTACCAGTACGCATACCGCATAGTTGCTGAACCGCTCGAAGAACACCTGGCGCAGGCTTGGCGCTTGCGCCAGTACCGCGACCTGTTGGGAATCACGGTGCAACACCTGTGCACCGTACAGCGGGTTGTCGCCCATTGCCCAGGCCGCCGGCAGCTCGACCCAGCCTTGGGCACCGTGCAGGGCTGGCAGCGGCTCGCCGGCCAGGGTCGGGGTTTGCCCGGCTGGCCAGGAGATGACGTTGGCCTGGCTGGGCAGCGGCTGGCCTGCCGGCCACGCAGCCAGCAGCTGCCCCTGGGCCTCGGCCTGGGCGCGCGCGGCATCGATGCGGGCAAGTTGCTCCAGATGGACGGCGTAGAGCACCAAGAGCAGGGTAGTGACGAAGGCCACCGCGTTGACGGCCCAGAACTTGTACTTCAGGGAAACATTGCTAAGCCAGGCACCCATGGGTAGGTCTTCTCTGAGTTGAGCGGAAACATTGTTGGCAAGGTGCCATCATTGTGCCCGCGCGTTCCAGGAAGACCTTGATGTGTATCAACAAACCGTTGCCAGGCCTCGTCAGCCTTGGCGTAAGTGGAAGAATGCCTCGGCCGTGGCGGTGGTGTGGGCGGCGGTGTTTTCCAGGGCTTCACCTCGATGCTGCGCCACTTCGCGCAACACCTCCGGCAGGAACGCCGGTTCGTTGCGGCCGTTCTTTGGCTTGGGCCGCAGGCTGCGCGGCAGCAGGTAGGGCGCATCGCTCTCCAGCATCAGGCGGCCTGCCGGGATATTGCCCACCAGCGGGTGCAGGTGTGTACCACGGCGCTCGTCGCAGATCCAGCCAGTGATACCGATGTGCAGGTCTAGGTCCAGGTAGGCGAACAACGCCGCGCGCTCGCCGGTGAAGCAATGCACCACGGCGGCCGGCAGGTGGTCGCGCATATCCTTGAGAATCGCCAGCAGGCGCTCGCTGGCATCGCGTTCGTGCAGGAACACCGGCAAACGTAGCTCGGCGGCCAGCGCCAGTTGTGCTTCAAGGGCCTTTTCCTGAAGCGGGCGGGGGGAGAAGTCGCGGTTGAAGTCCAGCCCGCATTCACCGACCGCGACCACGCGCTGTTCAGCCAACAACTGGCGCAACTGTCGTTCGCTGTCGCTGCTCCAGGACTTGGCGTCATGTGGGTGCACACCCGCAGTGGCGAACAGGTGCTGGCCCGGGGCGTCGAGCTCGTGGCACAGCGCAAGTGCCTGCTCGCTGACCTCGAGGCTGGTGCCGGTGAGCACCATGCGCGACACCCCGGCTTCGATGGCGCGTTCGACGATGGCGGCTTGCTGGTCGTGGAAGCTGCTGTTGGTCAGGTTGACGCCGATATCGATCAGTTGCATGGTGCTACCTCGTGCCGCGGGGCGGCCAGCATAGCAAAAAAACGCGAATTTCGGGAAAAACCCAAGAACTTCAGTCGCTTGTCGTGGTCTTTTAGCCTCATTTCTCACGGCATGATTGCGCCATGCTGGCGCCGCCCTCCACCTCGGACCCGTTTCCATGCTGCGACCTGCGCTCACCCTGTTGCTGATGTTCGCGCTGCTTGGCCCAGGCCCTGCCCATGCACGGCTGCCCGGCCCGCAGCCAGACGCACCGGCGAGCAAGGTGCGCGACCTCGAGCAGATCCGCAGCAGCAAGGTACTGCGCGTGCTGGTCAACCAGAGCCGCAACAGCTCGGGGGAGGTGAAGGGCGAGCCGGTGGGCGTCGAGTACTACCGCTTGCGCAGTTTCGAGCACTACCTCAACGCACGAGTCGAGGAGGGCCAGCAGGTCGAGCTCAAGATCATTCCTCGGGCCAAGGAGCAACTGCTGGGCGCCTTGCAGCGCGGCGAGGGCGACCTGGCCGCACCGGGTGAGCTACTCGACCCGAGCGTCGTGGGCAATGTCGGTGAAAGCGCACCGGTGCTCGACCAGGTGGCGTTGACCCTGGTCGGACGCAAGGGCGAGCGCAGCTTCAGCCGCGCAGAGCAGTTGTACGGACGCACCGTGGCGCTGACGTCGGCGAGTGCCGCCGGTGCTGTGATCGCCCAGATCAACCAGCAGCTGGCCTTGCGCAAGCGCCCGCCGATCAAGGTGGAATGGGTGGATTCGACGTTGGCGGTGGAAGATGTGCTGGAAATGGTCCAGGCCGGCATCTATCACCTGACCGTGGTCGAGCGGCCGATCGCCCAGCGTTGGTCGCGGGTGATGCCGCGCCTGCGCCTGGACAACCGCGTGCAACTGGGCAAGGCGCAGGCCATGCGCTGGTATGTGCGCAAGGATGCCACGCTGCTGCTCGGCGCGGTCGACCGCTTCCTCAAGGGGTATCGGGCACCGGGCAACCAGGACGCGGCTTTCGAGCGCATCTATCGGCGCCAGTACCGCGTGCACAACCCCCTGGCGCGCAAGGATCGCCAGCGCCTGGCATCGTTGCGCCCGGTGTTGCAGAAGCACGGCGACGCGCAGCAGATCGACTGGCTCAACCTGGCGGCGCTGGCCTTCAAGGAGTCGACCCTCAACCCGACCGCACGGGGCACGGGCGGCGCCCATGGGCTGATGCAGATCACCCCGTCGGCGGCCCAGCGCGTTGGCGTGAGCAACACTGCGACGGTGGATGGCAATGTCCAGGCCAGCGCCCGCTACCTGGCGCTGATCCGCCGCAAGTTCTTCGCCAGCGCCAAGATCAACGAGCGCGAGCGCATGGCCTTCACCCTGGCGGCCTACAACCTCGGCCCGGAGCGGGTCCAGGCCATGCGCGCCGAGGCCCGCAGGCGGGGGCTGAACGGCAACCAGTGGTTCTTCCAGACCGAACGCATCGCCATGGAGCAGGTGGGCATGGGGCCGGTCAATTTCGTCAACAGCGTCAACAAGTACTTCCTGGCGTTCAATCGCCAGCGTTCGCAGCTGGAACGGGTGGTGCAGCGCTAGGCTGAGTATCGATCAAGGTGGGGTTGCGGCCTTTCACGCTAGGCTCTAGGATACTGCCTGCGCCGATTTAAACAGCTACTTGCGGGGCGCGGGACACGCCCCACGAGGTGCGTCCGAAATACCGCTAAAGCGCTGGTTCGGTGAAGCCTCCCACCGCAGCCCAGCGGGTTTTGCGAGGCGCAGAGAAACCACCATGAGTTGTCCACGTACCAGTGTCTGCTTGAGCCCCCTGCCTGCCAACCAGGCATCCCGCACCCCGCGCATCCTGCTCGGCGGCCAGCATCAACCCACGCTTCTGCGGCACCTTGAAGGCCTTTCACGGCGCAAGGGCCAGGCCCGTGCGTTCCTGATCCAGTTCATCGACGGCGTCGGTCAGCTCGAGCAATACGCCAGCGATCGCTTCGACCTGGCAGTGATCCAGGCACCCCAGGCCTGCGATGCGGCCCAGGTCATCGGCCAGCTGACCCGCGTCGCTCGCCAGGGCCTGATCACCCGCCGCTGAGGAATGCGCCATTGAGCACCAATATCATTACCACCGAAGGTCATGACGCCCTGAAGAAGGAGCTTGACCATCTGTGGCGGGTGTACCGCCCCGAGATCACCCAGAAGGTCGCCTGGGCGGCTTCGCTGGGGGATCGCAGCGAGAATGCCGACTACCAGTACAACAAGAAGCTGCTGCGCGAGATCGACCGTCGGGTCCGCTACCTGCGCAAGCGCCTCGAGGATGTGAAGGTGGTGGCGTATTCGCCGCAGCAGGAAGGCAAGGTGTTCTTCGGCGCCTGGGTGGAAATCGAGAACGACGACGGCGAGCGCATGAAGTTTCGCATCGTCGGCTATGACGAGATCTATGGCCGCAACGACTACATTTCGATCGACTCGCCCATGGCTCGTGCCCTGCTGAAGAAAGAAGAGGGTGACGAGGTGGTGGTGCATACGCCGACAGGCGAAGCTGTCTGGTACATCAACAGCATCGCCTATGGGTGAGGAGGGCGCGCTCCGTGCCATCCATTAGGTCATCGATCTACCACAGCGGCATCTGATAGCTGAGGATCACCCGGGTTTCATCGATGTCGTTGCCGAAGTCGCTGCGAAACGCCCCGTTGCGCACCTTCAACCCCAGGTTCTTCAGCGGCCCGCTCTGCACCACGTAGCCGATGTCGGTATCGCGCTCCCACTCCTTGCCGCGGCCCTGGCCATCGAGCAGGTCGATATGGTCGCCCTGCAGGTAGCGCGTCATGAACGTCAGCCCTGGCAGACCGAGGGCGGCGAAGTCGTAGTCATAGCGCACCTGCCAGGAGCGCTCGTCCTTGTTGGCGAAGTCGCCGATCTGCACGAAGTTGGTCAGGTACGGGTCGGTGCCACTGAGGTAGGCGAAGCCAGTGTCGCCGGACATGCGCTGGTAGCCCACGCCGAAACTGCTGCCGCCCAGCCGGTAGGTGAACAGTGCATTGAGGGCCCGGTTGTCGACATTGCTGCCCCCGTCGTCGGTGGAGCGGGCCCAGCGGATATCGGACTTCAACGACTGCCCCTCGGCGATCGGCAGGACATGTACCAGGCTCAGGTAGTGCTGGCGGTAGAAGTCTTCGAGGCCGCCGTAGTGGTAGCTGGTACTCAGGTTGTCGGTCCAGCGGTAGGTGCCGCCGGCCAGGTTGAAGCGGTCACTGGTGAGATGGCGGCCAAGGACGATGTTGCGCTTGTTGCCACGGGTCATCGTCAGGTCTTCGCGGTTGGACGAGTCACGCTGCTTGACCTCGCGCAACTGCCCCAGTTGCATGGCCAGGCCGTCGATTTCGTTGATTTCGGCCAGGCCGCCCTGGAACGTCTGCGGATGCAGACGCGTATCGTTGTACTGCACCACCGGCATCTTCGGTAGCAGCGTGCCGACCTTCAGCGTGCTCTTCGATACACGCATTTTCGCTGTCAGGCCGACGTCGCTGTAGTCGTCGGCGGCGCGCTTGTCGCTGGCCGAGTAGGGCAATAGGCCGGAGCCGCTGCGGTCGGGGCTGGAGTCGAGTTTCAGGCCGAGCAGGCCAAGCGCGTCCGCGCCGAACCCGACCGTGCCCTCGGTATAGCCCGACTCCAGGCGCAGCAGGAAGCCCTGTGCCCATTCCTCGGAGTACGACTGGGCGGCGCCGGTTTGGCGATAGTCGCGGTTGAAGTAGAAGTTGCGCAGCTCGACGCTGGCCTTGCTGTCGCCGATGAAGTCGGCCTGGGCAAGCAGGGGCAGGCAGGCGAAGCTCGTGACGAGCGCCCGTACGGGAAGAATTTTCATTGTTGTTGTGCTCTTCGTCAGGTGTGGTGAAGGCGGCGCCGCTCCTGTGACGCCGCAGAAGGGGTCAGTCGCCGAGCATGCCCTCCAGGCGCTGGCGCACCAGGTCGCGGGCCTGCTCGACGATGCCGCGCAGCAGTTCTTCACAGCTGGGTTCGTCGTCGATCAGGCCCTGGACCATGCCTACCGACCAGATGCCCAGGTCGGTATCGCCCTGTTCGTAGACGGTGCGCCCGCGTACGCCGCTGACCAGGGGAGCGAGGTCGGCATAGGTGGCATTGCCGCGTGCCTCGATGCTTAGCACCTCCTGGCTCACCGCATTGCGTGCCACGCGTACGCTGTTGCGCAGCGTGCGCATGATAAGGTCGGTGGAGCGCTCGTCGGCGGCGCGGATGGCCGCCTTGACCTGTGGCTGGATCGGGCATTCGCGGGTGCTGAGAAAGCGCGTGCCCATGTTGATCGCATCGGCGCCCAGCGCCAGTGCGGCAACCAGTCCGCGCCCATCGGCGAAGCCTCCCGAGGCGATGATCGGCACGCTCAGTTGGTTGGCCGCGGCAGGCAGCAGCACCAGCCCCGGGATGTCGTCCTCGCCCGGGTGCCCGGCGCATTCGAAGCCATCGACGGACACGGCGTCGACCCCCAGCTGTTCGGCCTTGAGCGCATGGCGCACGCTGGTGCACTTGTGGATCACCTTGACCCCGTGCTGGCGAAACGCGGCGATGTGCTCGCCGGGGTTGTTGCCAGCGGTCTCGACCACCCGGATGCCGCTTTCGATGATCGCCGCGCGGTACTCGGCGTAGGGGATCGGCTTTTGCGTCGGCAGCAGCGTCAGGTTGACGCCGAAGGGCTGGTCGGTCAGTTCGCGGCAGCGCGCGATCTCATCGGCCAGCGCCTGGGGCGTGGGTTGGGTCAGCGCCGAGAGCGTGGCCAGGCCACCAGCGTTGGCTACCGCCGCGGCCATTTCGGCACGCCCCACCCACTGCATGCCGCCTTGCATGATCGGGTGCTCGACCGCGAACAGTTCGGTGAATCGGGTCTTGAACATGGTCTGTCCTCCGCAGGCTCAGAGTGGGTCCCAGGAGAACACGTCCGGGCTGCGCGCCAGGTCCATGAAGCTGCTGCGCAGCGCCGGCATGCCGTGCTCGGCGATGGCCTGCGGGGTCCAGCCGTTTTCGCTGTGCACGCTGCGCAGGGGGCGACTCTGGCTCATCAGGAACAGCTCGTGATTGCGTGCGGCGAACACCTGGCCGTTGACCTCGCGGGCGGCATCGGAGGCCAGGTACACCGCCAGCGGCGCGTTCTTGTCCGGGGTCATGCGCTGGAGTTTCTCCACCCGCGCCTTCTGCTCCGGGGTATCGGCCGGGATCGAGTCGGTCATGCGGCTCCAGGCGAACGGCGCGATGCAGTTGGAGCGCACGTTGTAGCGCTGCATGTCGAGGGCGATGGACTTGCTCAGGGCGACGATGCCCAGCTTGGCCGCCGAATAGTTGGCCTGGCCGAAGTTGCCGATCAGCCCCGAGGTGCTGGTCATGTGCACGAAGGCGCCGCTGTTCTGCGCGCGGAAGTGCTCGGCGGCGGCGCGGCTGACGAAGAAGCTGCCATTGAGGTGCACGTTGATCACCGACAGCCAGTCCTCGGCGCTCATCTTGTGGAAGATCGCATCGCGCAGGATGCCGGCGTTGTTGACCACGATGTCGACGCGGCCAAACGCATCGAGGGCACTGGAGACGATGCGCCGGGCGCTGTCCCAGTCCGACACGCTGTCGGTGTTGATGGCGCCGTCGCCGCCGCGTTGGCGGATCAGGCCAAGGGTTTCCTCGGCAGGCGACGCCGAACCACCGTCGCCTTGCAGC
Proteins encoded in this window:
- a CDS encoding Mpo1-like protein, yielding MSKRLPNLHAWQWRGYHHNHRHPTNLVLHLIAVPLFILGALLVLSGLFGLDLSQLAVGIIALLAGLGMQRQGHRLEAEQPEPFANRKDAVQRLLTEQFITFPRFVLSGAWWRAWRERHKHRH
- a CDS encoding methyl-accepting chemotaxis protein, whose product is MGAWLSNVSLKYKFWAVNAVAFVTTLLLVLYAVHLEQLARIDAARAQAEAQGQLLAAWPAGQPLPSQANVISWPAGQTPTLAGEPLPALHGAQGWVELPAAWAMGDNPLYGAQVLHRDSQQVAVLAQAPSLRQVFFERFSNYAVCVLVLMLAMLGASQLLIRFLLSQLNTLKDVMLHVEKTGDLSARVPLACGDEVGQMAGAFNAMQATYHRVVGTVARTAAQLDAGAASLAASMSEVRHGMLGQQSETDQAATAINQMSATVHHIAQHAGATRDLSQAADTLAGDGQQVVSRVQTSIAGLSTGVQQTAQMINQLAEDSQKINGVVGVIHSIAEQTNLLALNAAIEAARAGDLGRGFAVVADEVRSLAKRVQASTDEITRMVADLQAGTRDAVEFMQESSYKADDCVREAREAGEALAEITGAVAQMRESNTQIAVAAQQQSQVAEEMNRAVVSIRDVTEQTVAQTVGSATTSNELATLAGELNKAIGQLKL
- a CDS encoding TatD family hydrolase, with product MQLIDIGVNLTNSSFHDQQAAIVERAIEAGVSRMVLTGTSLEVSEQALALCHELDAPGQHLFATAGVHPHDAKSWSSDSERQLRQLLAEQRVVAVGECGLDFNRDFSPRPLQEKALEAQLALAAELRLPVFLHERDASERLLAILKDMRDHLPAAVVHCFTGERAALFAYLDLDLHIGITGWICDERRGTHLHPLVGNIPAGRLMLESDAPYLLPRSLRPKPKNGRNEPAFLPEVLREVAQHRGEALENTAAHTTATAEAFFHLRQG
- a CDS encoding transglycosylase SLT domain-containing protein produces the protein MLRPALTLLLMFALLGPGPAHARLPGPQPDAPASKVRDLEQIRSSKVLRVLVNQSRNSSGEVKGEPVGVEYYRLRSFEHYLNARVEEGQQVELKIIPRAKEQLLGALQRGEGDLAAPGELLDPSVVGNVGESAPVLDQVALTLVGRKGERSFSRAEQLYGRTVALTSASAAGAVIAQINQQLALRKRPPIKVEWVDSTLAVEDVLEMVQAGIYHLTVVERPIAQRWSRVMPRLRLDNRVQLGKAQAMRWYVRKDATLLLGAVDRFLKGYRAPGNQDAAFERIYRRQYRVHNPLARKDRQRLASLRPVLQKHGDAQQIDWLNLAALAFKESTLNPTARGTGGAHGLMQITPSAAQRVGVSNTATVDGNVQASARYLALIRRKFFASAKINERERMAFTLAAYNLGPERVQAMRAEARRRGLNGNQWFFQTERIAMEQVGMGPVNFVNSVNKYFLAFNRQRSQLERVVQR
- the greB gene encoding transcription elongation factor GreB, which encodes MSTNIITTEGHDALKKELDHLWRVYRPEITQKVAWAASLGDRSENADYQYNKKLLREIDRRVRYLRKRLEDVKVVAYSPQQEGKVFFGAWVEIENDDGERMKFRIVGYDEIYGRNDYISIDSPMARALLKKEEGDEVVVHTPTGEAVWYINSIAYG
- a CDS encoding OprD family porin, translated to MKILPVRALVTSFACLPLLAQADFIGDSKASVELRNFYFNRDYRQTGAAQSYSEEWAQGFLLRLESGYTEGTVGFGADALGLLGLKLDSSPDRSGSGLLPYSASDKRAADDYSDVGLTAKMRVSKSTLKVGTLLPKMPVVQYNDTRLHPQTFQGGLAEINEIDGLAMQLGQLREVKQRDSSNREDLTMTRGNKRNIVLGRHLTSDRFNLAGGTYRWTDNLSTSYHYGGLEDFYRQHYLSLVHVLPIAEGQSLKSDIRWARSTDDGGSNVDNRALNALFTYRLGGSSFGVGYQRMSGDTGFAYLSGTDPYLTNFVQIGDFANKDERSWQVRYDYDFAALGLPGLTFMTRYLQGDHIDLLDGQGRGKEWERDTDIGYVVQSGPLKNLGLKVRNGAFRSDFGNDIDETRVILSYQMPLW
- a CDS encoding NADH:ubiquinone reductase, giving the protein MFKTRFTELFAVEHPIMQGGMQWVGRAEMAAAVANAGGLATLSALTQPTPQALADEIARCRELTDQPFGVNLTLLPTQKPIPYAEYRAAIIESGIRVVETAGNNPGEHIAAFRQHGVKVIHKCTSVRHALKAEQLGVDAVSVDGFECAGHPGEDDIPGLVLLPAAANQLSVPIIASGGFADGRGLVAALALGADAINMGTRFLSTRECPIQPQVKAAIRAADERSTDLIMRTLRNSVRVARNAVSQEVLSIEARGNATYADLAPLVSGVRGRTVYEQGDTDLGIWSVGMVQGLIDDEPSCEELLRGIVEQARDLVRQRLEGMLGD
- a CDS encoding SDR family NAD(P)-dependent oxidoreductase produces the protein MTQRLNEGKVAIVTGAGGGIGREIALALADSGARVLINDIGVSLQGDGGSASPAEETLGLIRQRGGDGAINTDSVSDWDSARRIVSSALDAFGRVDIVVNNAGILRDAIFHKMSAEDWLSVINVHLNGSFFVSRAAAEHFRAQNSGAFVHMTSTSGLIGNFGQANYSAAKLGIVALSKSIALDMQRYNVRSNCIAPFAWSRMTDSIPADTPEQKARVEKLQRMTPDKNAPLAVYLASDAAREVNGQVFAARNHELFLMSQSRPLRSVHSENGWTPQAIAEHGMPALRSSFMDLARSPDVFSWDPL